A single region of the Anaerostipes rhamnosivorans genome encodes:
- a CDS encoding ABC transporter ATP-binding protein, which translates to MNVLEITNLSKNFGSHQVLKGLNLQVPEHSVYGFLGQNGAGKTTTMKIILGLLRAGEGEIRVLGEAVSYGATKTNRQVGYLPDVPEFYGYMNAVQYLKLCGEVTGLSRNEITRRCTELLELVGLSGTKKRIRGYSRGMKQRLGIAQALLNEPKLLICDEPTSALDPIGRKEILDILSRVREKTTVLFSTHVLSDVERICDRAAVLKDGKLVLSGSLEELKTRHKKDSLLLETSSIEDRKFLKEQFMVKGYVLEIEDKEDGMILHTSDMRQLEIELMTVMAEKDICPLRIEVQKPTLENLFMEVVS; encoded by the coding sequence ATGAACGTACTGGAAATCACAAACCTGTCCAAAAACTTTGGCAGCCATCAGGTGTTAAAGGGGCTTAACCTTCAGGTACCGGAACACTCCGTGTACGGATTTCTGGGTCAGAACGGCGCCGGAAAGACAACGACAATGAAGATTATCCTGGGTCTTTTAAGGGCAGGTGAAGGGGAGATTAGAGTTCTGGGAGAAGCTGTCTCTTACGGCGCCACAAAGACTAATAGACAGGTCGGGTACCTTCCGGATGTGCCGGAATTCTATGGATATATGAATGCAGTACAATATTTAAAACTGTGTGGGGAAGTGACAGGGCTTTCCAGAAATGAGATTACCCGGAGATGCACGGAGTTATTAGAACTGGTTGGCCTTTCAGGGACCAAGAAAAGGATTCGAGGGTATTCCAGGGGCATGAAGCAGAGACTGGGGATTGCCCAGGCGCTGCTCAACGAACCAAAGCTGCTGATCTGCGACGAACCCACTTCGGCTCTGGATCCCATAGGCAGAAAAGAGATCCTGGATATCCTCTCCAGGGTCAGGGAGAAGACTACAGTGTTGTTTTCCACTCACGTGCTTTCTGACGTGGAGCGGATCTGTGACCGCGCGGCCGTTCTAAAGGACGGAAAGCTGGTGTTGTCGGGAAGTCTTGAAGAATTAAAGACAAGACATAAAAAGGACAGTCTTCTTTTGGAGACCAGCAGCATTGAGGATCGGAAGTTTTTGAAAGAACAATTTATGGTCAAAGGTTATGTATTGGAAATAGAAGACAAGGAAGATGGGATGATCCTGCACACATCAGACATGAGACAGCTGGAGATTGAACTGATGACTGTTATGGCAGAGAAGGATATCTGTCCGCTGAGAATAGAAGTGCAGAAACCGACTCTGGAAAACTTGTTTATGGAGGTGGTCTCATGA
- a CDS encoding PLDc N-terminal domain-containing protein has translation MNTSIMTEYIPFLIPVILLELVLMVTALVHVLRHKNYRFGNRVLWVLVVVLIQFLGPAAYFVFGRGDE, from the coding sequence ATGAATACATCAATTATGACAGAATATATACCTTTTTTAATACCAGTGATCCTGCTGGAGCTGGTACTCATGGTGACTGCGCTGGTCCATGTGCTGAGACACAAAAACTATCGGTTCGGAAATCGTGTGTTATGGGTCCTGGTGGTCGTGTTGATCCAGTTCCTTGGACCGGCAGCCTATTTTGTATTTGGAAGAGGGGATGAATGA
- a CDS encoding helix-turn-helix domain-containing protein, with protein MKELNIANKLMKKRKEKGVTQDQLAAYIGVSKASVSKWETGQSYPDITFLPQLAAYFNISVDELIGYEPQMTKEDIRRLYHRLAGEFSKRPAEDVFQECEEIVKKYYSCFPLLLQMVVLYFNHYVLFKDPKQQETVLLKAAELCRRVKKESGDVSASSQANTMEASIELMSGRPEKVLELLDEEIRPDLYNATILVEAYRLLGNKEKATETVQISLYQYLMGIMAFTIQALTLYEQDEEKFEMIIERSLRLTEAFEVESLHGNAMAQFYFAAAMGYLKQEKEDRALNMLERYENVCVNSMLPFTLHGDEFFDLIDPWLHDFDLGVKAPREDKLMRESMVSALEIPPMASLKNNPRYEEIVKRMKRRTEI; from the coding sequence ATGAAGGAGCTGAATATCGCAAACAAACTGATGAAAAAGAGAAAGGAAAAAGGAGTCACACAGGATCAGCTGGCTGCCTACATAGGAGTCTCAAAGGCTTCAGTCTCCAAATGGGAGACAGGGCAGAGTTATCCTGATATCACATTTTTACCGCAGCTTGCCGCATATTTTAATATCAGCGTGGATGAACTGATTGGATATGAGCCTCAGATGACAAAAGAGGATATCCGCAGGCTCTACCACAGGCTTGCCGGTGAATTTTCCAAAAGGCCGGCAGAAGACGTTTTTCAGGAATGTGAAGAGATTGTCAAAAAGTATTATTCCTGTTTTCCGCTTCTATTGCAGATGGTCGTTTTGTATTTTAACCACTATGTGCTGTTCAAGGATCCAAAGCAGCAGGAGACAGTGCTCTTAAAAGCGGCAGAACTCTGCCGGAGAGTCAAGAAGGAGAGCGGGGACGTATCGGCCTCGTCCCAGGCAAATACCATGGAAGCCAGCATTGAACTGATGTCAGGCAGGCCAGAAAAGGTCCTGGAACTTCTGGATGAAGAGATCAGGCCGGATCTATACAACGCCACGATCCTGGTGGAAGCCTACCGCCTGCTGGGGAACAAAGAGAAAGCCACGGAGACAGTGCAGATCAGCCTGTACCAATATCTCATGGGGATAATGGCCTTTACCATACAGGCATTGACCTTATATGAGCAGGATGAAGAAAAATTTGAGATGATCATAGAGAGATCACTTCGGCTCACAGAAGCGTTTGAGGTGGAGTCATTGCATGGGAACGCCATGGCACAGTTTTATTTTGCCGCTGCCATGGGATACTTAAAGCAGGAGAAGGAGGACCGTGCCCTTAATATGCTGGAACGGTATGAGAATGTTTGTGTCAACAGCATGCTGCCGTTTACCCTGCATGGAGATGAATTTTTTGATCTGATCGATCCATGGCTCCACGATTTTGATCTGGGGGTTAAAGCTCCGCGGGAGGATAAGCTGATGAGGGAGTCTATGGTGAGCGCATTGGAAATCCCGCCTATGGCTTCGTTAAAGAACAATCCAAGGTATGAAGAAATCGTTAAAAGAATGAAAAGGAGAACAGAAATATGA
- a CDS encoding FUSC family protein: protein MEQWRNRIHTVRRKWAAAFPVIFVSLFMFFSILLLFGIGQVIMVSFLTLLFRTKSQKDFSLNDLLNCYGIMLLVCLGAYLAVLNLPLCFLLNLFVPFAIVFLLTDKFNPKAYFVYGMEFVFLQLRPIPLSQMPVRLAALFYAFLSLTVLLYLHSRIIRKRRHYGTVRKGMNNLGRQLMNLAAGKRDPRDREELVQMMSHMNQVIYSSRNYTYLSNGYGTVNYYFMLVFQRFQYLVDEILDGQTIVSGGSQRYFLKLSGLCFCIEKGMNQKDNRSLVTELTDFIESESLAPKKLQEGMREILELICFSLTKITDVKMNRPVKEWKIPDMSHKLKGIRSHFHLNQFHMRFALRLSIVLCVSFTVCRITGLEHSYWYPMSSFLMLMPYSEESVMKINNRIIGTVAGLLVTFLLTEIFKSLAGHIVIIVVMTCFMYYVPVTSWTMPMYSTCYGMALTTLSLPRGEAIELRIFYVAAAVVTVLLANRFLLPITAKSEFLKSVNSLLDIDESIMTETRKGRDSDLNVIRELLLRSQMVSNEIRNYIEKNLAPEEKEFYQQLLPVNAQLVSEMEQIGAYMRKRKIVPEQNLMLEELLRNIEQALRRIRKSYTKNELASSMLTEEESRAYGCLDEELYFNTLALNCLKSVNELDQILHSK from the coding sequence ATGGAACAGTGGAGAAACAGGATTCATACCGTCAGGAGAAAGTGGGCGGCCGCGTTTCCTGTTATTTTTGTATCCTTATTTATGTTCTTTTCAATTTTACTGCTGTTTGGCATAGGACAGGTCATCATGGTATCCTTTCTGACCCTGTTGTTCCGGACAAAGAGCCAGAAGGACTTTTCCCTTAATGACCTTCTTAACTGTTACGGCATCATGCTGCTGGTCTGCCTGGGAGCCTATCTGGCGGTCCTTAATCTCCCTTTGTGCTTTTTGCTGAATCTATTTGTCCCGTTTGCCATCGTCTTTCTGCTCACTGATAAATTTAACCCCAAAGCATATTTTGTTTACGGTATGGAATTTGTTTTCCTACAGCTCAGGCCGATCCCGCTGTCTCAGATGCCCGTGCGTCTTGCGGCGTTGTTTTACGCATTCCTTTCCCTTACGGTTCTGCTCTATCTCCATTCCAGGATTATCAGAAAGCGGAGGCATTACGGCACTGTGAGAAAGGGAATGAACAACCTGGGGCGCCAGTTGATGAATCTTGCTGCCGGAAAAAGAGATCCCCGAGATAGAGAAGAGCTGGTGCAGATGATGTCCCACATGAATCAGGTCATCTATTCCAGCAGGAATTATACATACTTGTCAAACGGGTACGGCACGGTAAACTACTATTTTATGCTGGTGTTCCAGCGGTTCCAATACCTGGTGGATGAAATTCTGGATGGGCAGACTATAGTATCAGGAGGCAGCCAGAGGTATTTCCTGAAACTGTCCGGTTTATGTTTTTGTATTGAAAAAGGCATGAATCAGAAGGACAACCGTTCCCTGGTCACAGAACTCACGGATTTCATAGAAAGTGAATCATTGGCCCCTAAAAAGCTTCAGGAGGGCATGCGGGAGATCCTGGAACTGATCTGCTTTTCCCTGACGAAGATTACAGATGTCAAGATGAACCGGCCGGTAAAGGAGTGGAAGATCCCGGATATGTCCCATAAACTTAAGGGAATCCGCTCTCATTTCCATCTGAACCAGTTTCATATGCGCTTTGCGCTGCGGCTGTCCATCGTACTGTGTGTTTCCTTTACTGTGTGCAGGATTACAGGACTGGAACACAGCTATTGGTACCCCATGAGTTCTTTTCTGATGCTCATGCCGTATTCAGAGGAGAGTGTCATGAAGATCAACAATCGTATCATCGGGACGGTTGCAGGTCTGTTGGTGACGTTTCTGCTCACAGAGATCTTCAAGAGCCTTGCGGGTCATATTGTTATCATTGTGGTGATGACGTGCTTTATGTACTATGTGCCGGTCACATCCTGGACCATGCCTATGTACAGCACCTGTTATGGAATGGCTTTAACAACCCTGAGCCTTCCAAGAGGGGAGGCCATAGAGCTTAGGATTTTCTATGTAGCGGCTGCAGTGGTAACAGTGCTGCTGGCAAACAGATTCCTGCTTCCGATCACTGCTAAGTCAGAATTCTTAAAAAGTGTCAACAGCCTGCTGGATATCGACGAGAGTATCATGACAGAAACCAGAAAGGGCAGGGACAGTGACCTGAATGTGATAAGAGAATTGCTTCTGCGGTCTCAGATGGTTTCCAATGAGATCAGAAATTATATAGAGAAAAACCTGGCACCGGAGGAAAAGGAATTTTATCAACAGCTTCTGCCGGTCAATGCCCAGCTTGTCTCAGAGATGGAACAGATCGGGGCCTATATGCGCAAAAGGAAGATTGTACCAGAACAGAATCTGATGCTGGAAGAGCTTTTAAGAAATATAGAACAGGCATTGAGAAGAATCAGGAAAAGCTATACAAAAAATGAACTGGCCAGTTCGATGCTGACAGAGGAGGAGAGCAGGGCTTACGGGTGTCTGGATGAGGAATTGTACTTTAATACCCTGGCTTTGAACTGTCTGAAAAGTGTCAACGAATTAGACCAGATCTTACACTCAAAATAG
- a CDS encoding L-lactate dehydrogenase: MTYKMRKIVIIGAGHVGTMCGLSLMYRGEVDELVFIDIDKEKAYSQALDLSDAVSFLPRQITVRTGDYEDVEDADIIVMAAGVSRLPGQTRLDMLDDSIRIMKEVTSHLKDKKIQGILISISNPADIVADYLRKQLGLPRNRCFSTGTSLDSCRLRRILSQRMHLDRNSIQAFVMGEHGDSQMIPFSAVHIAGKPLLQWMQDEPERYGSLDLSQIETETANAGHEVIEGKGSTEFGIGIALSEIVQSIFHDSKKVLPASPLLEGEYGQHGVHAGVPCVIGKAGIEKIIEIPLTDREQEKFDHSCDVIRTFIQDL, encoded by the coding sequence ATGACATATAAAATGAGAAAAATAGTGATCATAGGGGCCGGACATGTGGGAACCATGTGCGGCCTGAGTCTTATGTACCGCGGAGAAGTGGACGAATTGGTATTCATAGACATCGATAAGGAAAAGGCATACAGCCAGGCGCTGGACCTTAGTGATGCCGTCTCCTTCCTGCCCCGGCAGATCACGGTGCGCACCGGGGATTATGAAGATGTGGAGGACGCTGACATCATCGTTATGGCCGCTGGTGTTTCCAGGCTGCCCGGTCAGACAAGGCTGGATATGCTGGACGATTCCATCCGCATCATGAAAGAAGTCACCAGCCATTTAAAAGATAAGAAGATTCAGGGCATCCTCATCAGTATCTCCAATCCTGCCGACATTGTGGCGGATTATCTGAGAAAACAACTGGGCCTTCCGAGAAACCGCTGCTTCAGCACCGGTACTTCCCTGGACTCCTGCCGTCTCAGAAGGATTCTTTCCCAAAGAATGCACTTAGACCGGAATTCCATTCAGGCCTTTGTCATGGGAGAACACGGAGATTCCCAAATGATCCCGTTTTCTGCGGTACATATAGCCGGGAAACCATTGCTTCAGTGGATGCAAGATGAACCGGAACGGTACGGAAGTCTCGATCTTTCACAGATTGAAACGGAGACCGCCAACGCCGGCCATGAAGTGATCGAAGGAAAGGGCAGCACAGAGTTTGGTATCGGCATCGCCCTGTCCGAGATCGTCCAGTCCATTTTCCACGATTCAAAAAAGGTCCTTCCCGCTTCGCCTCTGCTGGAAGGAGAATATGGACAGCATGGCGTTCACGCCGGTGTCCCCTGCGTGATTGGAAAAGCCGGAATTGAAAAGATCATTGAGATCCCTCTCACAGACCGGGAGCAAGAGAAATTTGACCATTCCTGCGATGTGATCAGAACGTTTATTCAAGATCTCTGA
- a CDS encoding putative bifunctional diguanylate cyclase/phosphodiesterase: MKRWNKILIPIFFLLMIMASLFSVRSIVSMQGYAKLINYLGIVRGCGQRIAKLEVSRQPKDNLISYVDGILSELETGEGKYGLSPLHDKDYEQSLSKLTREWKEMKREIYQVRKGSDTKDLLSFSENFFDTANNTVFVAENYSNEHIQSFTRLSIILSVVAIFTWLCIVLIYFRNLFHLQRKNTNLESIAYRDDLTNASNLEKFRLDAEHLLASNPLYKYAFFHLDFQNFKYCNDIFGYDFGDRLLKQYAFYLSEDMNEGETFGRISGDKFVVLRRYNFREELLARQKAVDSRMRAFAMDSKEHYSLTIFGGICCAEDVSSDMEIDSILDRANFAQKTVKGQEERHYAFYTDSIREQMIEEINIQSRFNDAINEKEFLVYYQPKVNLSQGTFDSAEALVRWQTKDGNLISPAAFIPVLEKNFLISALDQYVFREVCSFLKKRIDDGLPVIPISVNVSKIQFYNPDFLHIYSDIKESFDIPDGLLEIEFTESVGFENTEYFLEIISRLHEHGFLCAMDDFGKGYSSLSMLKDMPIDVLKLDSLFFVNSRDSKKDLTVIRGIISMVKELNIQTVAEGIEEQSQVEFLKTIGCDVVQGFYFYRPMPSEQFSQLLSR, from the coding sequence ATGAAACGTTGGAACAAGATTCTAATACCAATATTTTTCTTGCTCATGATCATGGCGAGCCTTTTTTCTGTGCGCTCAATCGTCAGTATGCAGGGCTATGCAAAGCTGATCAACTATCTTGGGATCGTCCGGGGATGCGGCCAGCGGATCGCTAAACTAGAAGTCAGCAGACAGCCGAAGGATAACCTGATCAGCTATGTGGACGGCATCCTCTCAGAGCTTGAGACCGGCGAAGGAAAATACGGCCTGTCGCCTCTTCATGACAAGGATTATGAGCAAAGCCTTTCAAAACTCACCAGAGAGTGGAAGGAAATGAAACGAGAAATCTACCAGGTGCGGAAAGGTTCTGATACAAAGGATCTTCTCTCTTTCAGCGAGAATTTTTTTGATACAGCCAACAACACCGTTTTTGTGGCTGAAAACTACTCCAATGAACATATTCAAAGCTTTACCCGTCTGAGCATCATACTCTCTGTAGTAGCCATCTTTACCTGGCTGTGTATTGTCCTGATCTATTTCCGCAATCTATTCCACCTGCAGAGGAAAAATACGAATCTCGAATCCATCGCTTACCGGGATGATCTCACCAACGCATCCAATTTGGAGAAGTTCCGTTTGGATGCAGAACATCTGCTTGCATCAAATCCTCTCTATAAGTATGCTTTTTTCCATCTGGATTTTCAGAATTTTAAATACTGCAATGATATCTTCGGCTATGATTTCGGAGACCGGCTTTTAAAACAATATGCTTTCTACCTGTCTGAGGATATGAATGAGGGGGAGACCTTCGGCCGTATTTCTGGTGACAAGTTTGTTGTTTTAAGAAGATATAATTTCCGGGAAGAGCTGCTGGCACGCCAAAAAGCTGTGGACAGCCGTATGAGGGCATTTGCCATGGATTCCAAGGAACACTACAGTCTTACTATCTTCGGCGGTATCTGCTGCGCTGAGGATGTTTCTTCTGACATGGAGATCGACTCTATCTTAGACCGGGCAAACTTTGCCCAAAAAACCGTAAAAGGACAGGAAGAACGCCATTATGCTTTCTATACAGACAGCATCCGGGAGCAGATGATCGAGGAGATCAATATCCAGAGCCGGTTTAACGATGCCATAAACGAAAAAGAGTTCCTTGTCTATTATCAGCCGAAGGTAAACCTTTCTCAGGGAACTTTTGACTCAGCGGAAGCCCTGGTGCGTTGGCAGACAAAGGACGGGAACCTGATCTCCCCCGCCGCCTTCATCCCTGTTCTGGAAAAAAACTTCTTGATCAGTGCCTTGGACCAATATGTATTCCGTGAGGTCTGTTCTTTCTTAAAGAAACGCATAGATGACGGCCTTCCGGTGATCCCCATATCCGTAAACGTCTCCAAGATCCAGTTTTACAACCCGGATTTCCTGCACATCTATTCCGATATTAAAGAAAGCTTTGATATCCCGGACGGATTACTGGAGATTGAGTTTACCGAATCTGTCGGTTTTGAAAATACGGAGTATTTTCTGGAGATCATATCCCGTCTGCACGAGCACGGCTTTTTATGCGCTATGGACGATTTCGGGAAAGGCTATTCTTCCCTCAGTATGCTGAAGGACATGCCGATTGATGTTCTCAAGCTGGATTCCCTCTTTTTTGTGAACAGCCGGGATTCTAAGAAGGATCTGACCGTTATACGCGGCATCATCTCCATGGTGAAAGAACTGAATATACAGACCGTGGCTGAGGGGATCGAGGAACAAAGCCAGGTAGAATTTCTAAAGACCATCGGCTGTGACGTTGTCCAGGGCTTTTATTTCTACCGCCCTATGCCCTCAGAACAGTTCAGCCAACTCTTATCTAGGTAA
- a CDS encoding nitroreductase — protein sequence MEETIKDLKERRSIRKYQDRQIEEADLQKILEAGMYAPTGMGMQSPLMVVVQDRDTIAKLSKMNAKIFGNENMDPFYGAPTVIVVLADKNRPTYIEDGSLVMGNLMNAAHALGLGSCWIHRAKQEFESEEGKELLRQWGIEGDYAGIGHCIIGYPDGAIPEAKPRKENYIYRV from the coding sequence ATGGAAGAGACGATCAAAGATTTAAAGGAAAGAAGAAGCATCAGGAAGTATCAGGACAGACAGATTGAGGAGGCTGACCTTCAGAAGATTCTGGAGGCCGGCATGTATGCACCCACAGGGATGGGGATGCAGTCTCCGCTTATGGTTGTGGTACAGGACAGAGATACAATCGCCAAACTGTCCAAGATGAATGCAAAGATCTTTGGGAATGAGAACATGGATCCATTTTACGGCGCTCCTACGGTGATCGTAGTCTTAGCAGACAAGAACAGACCCACGTACATCGAAGACGGCAGCCTTGTGATGGGGAATCTGATGAACGCCGCCCACGCACTGGGACTTGGTTCCTGCTGGATCCACAGGGCAAAGCAGGAGTTTGAGAGCGAAGAAGGGAAAGAGCTTCTGAGGCAGTGGGGGATCGAGGGTGATTATGCAGGGATCGGCCACTGTATCATCGGATATCCGGACGGAGCGATTCCGGAGGCTAAGCCAAGAAAAGAAAATTATATCTATAGAGTATGA
- a CDS encoding DegV family protein, translated as MGKVAVITDSNSGITQNQAEEYGIYVLPMPFYIDEKLYFEDITLTQEEFYKKLGEGVDIKTSQPAPGDVLDLWNKVLTDHDEIVHIPMSSGLSSSCETAHMLAEDFDGRVQVVNNQRISVTQKQSVLEAKKLADQGESASKIKDLLEEHKMDSSIFITVDTLKYLKQGGRITPAAAAIGSVLNIKPVLQIKGEKLDAFTKARGMKLAKKKMLEAVEKELIENFGQTVDPEAVNIQAAYTGSREEAQLWAEEIKERFPGHKFEMDPLSLSIACHIGYGALAIAWTKRLV; from the coding sequence ATGGGAAAAGTTGCAGTAATTACAGATAGCAACAGCGGAATCACACAGAATCAGGCAGAGGAGTATGGGATCTATGTGCTGCCTATGCCGTTCTACATTGATGAAAAGCTGTATTTTGAGGATATTACCCTGACACAGGAAGAATTTTATAAGAAGCTGGGGGAAGGTGTCGACATCAAGACATCACAGCCTGCCCCGGGAGATGTGCTGGATCTGTGGAACAAGGTGCTCACAGATCACGACGAAATCGTCCACATTCCTATGTCCAGCGGGCTCAGCAGTTCCTGTGAGACTGCGCATATGCTGGCAGAAGACTTTGACGGCAGGGTACAGGTAGTGAACAACCAGAGGATATCCGTCACTCAGAAACAGTCAGTCCTGGAGGCAAAAAAGCTGGCTGATCAGGGAGAGAGTGCATCCAAGATCAAGGATCTGCTGGAAGAGCACAAGATGGATTCTTCTATTTTTATAACAGTGGATACTTTAAAGTATTTAAAGCAGGGCGGAAGAATCACACCGGCAGCGGCAGCCATCGGATCCGTATTAAATATCAAGCCGGTGCTTCAGATCAAAGGAGAAAAGCTGGATGCCTTCACCAAGGCCAGAGGAATGAAGCTGGCCAAAAAGAAAATGCTGGAGGCCGTGGAAAAAGAACTCATTGAAAACTTTGGCCAGACTGTAGATCCGGAAGCAGTCAATATCCAGGCTGCCTATACGGGGAGCAGGGAGGAAGCCCAGCTTTGGGCAGAGGAGATCAAGGAGCGTTTTCCGGGACATAAGTTTGAGATGGATCCGTTGTCTTTGAGCATTGCATGCCATATCGGATACGGCGCACTGGCCATCGCATGGACCAAAAGGCTTGTCTGA
- a CDS encoding MogA/MoaB family molybdenum cofactor biosynthesis protein translates to MSYRVAVITLSDKGAAGVRQDESGPLVRKIVETEGFQVISEEILKDGIEPLKSQLIKICDQGLADLVLTTGGTGFSERDLTPEATLQVSERLVPGISEAMRQESLKITKRAMLSRGVSVIRKKTLIVNLPGSPKAVRENLGYIMDTLSHGLGILCGKETECGNPGK, encoded by the coding sequence ATGTCATACAGAGTAGCAGTGATCACGCTGAGTGACAAGGGCGCGGCGGGAGTCCGGCAGGATGAGAGCGGACCTTTGGTAAGAAAGATAGTGGAAACAGAAGGGTTTCAGGTGATTTCTGAGGAGATACTAAAAGATGGGATCGAGCCTTTGAAAAGCCAGCTTATAAAGATCTGTGACCAGGGCCTGGCAGATCTGGTCCTGACTACCGGGGGGACCGGTTTTTCTGAGAGGGATCTGACACCGGAAGCAACGCTCCAGGTTTCAGAGCGCCTGGTCCCGGGCATCAGTGAAGCAATGCGCCAGGAATCATTAAAGATCACAAAGAGGGCAATGCTTAGCAGGGGAGTTTCCGTCATTCGGAAAAAAACGCTGATTGTGAATCTGCCCGGAAGTCCCAAGGCAGTCAGGGAAAACCTTGGATATATCATGGATACCCTCTCCCACGGACTGGGGATCCTGTGCGGAAAGGAGACAGAATGTGGGAATCCGGGAAAATAG
- a CDS encoding MOSC domain-containing protein → MGRIEAICISTKKGTVKRPVEEAVLIEDFGIEGDAHAGKWHRQVSVLGYEKIKDFNDQGGQVTDGDFGENLIVSGIDMECLAVGDRLLSGAVVLEVTQRGKECHSHCEIYKRVGKCIMPTEGIFLRVIHGGILHRNDRISKLPEEETACHTE, encoded by the coding sequence GTGGGAAGGATTGAAGCAATCTGTATCAGCACAAAAAAAGGAACGGTAAAACGGCCTGTGGAAGAGGCAGTGCTGATCGAGGATTTTGGAATAGAGGGAGACGCCCATGCCGGAAAATGGCACCGCCAGGTGAGTGTTTTAGGCTATGAGAAGATTAAGGATTTTAATGACCAGGGAGGACAGGTCACAGACGGAGATTTTGGAGAGAATCTGATCGTGTCCGGAATTGACATGGAATGTCTGGCTGTAGGGGACCGTCTTTTGTCGGGGGCTGTGGTCCTTGAAGTGACCCAGAGAGGAAAGGAATGTCACAGCCATTGTGAGATTTATAAGAGAGTCGGTAAATGCATCATGCCCACAGAGGGCATTTTTTTGAGAGTGATCCATGGAGGAATCCTGCACAGAAATGACAGGATCTCAAAATTACCGGAGGAGGAAACGGCATGTCATACAGAGTAG
- the moaC gene encoding cyclic pyranopterin monophosphate synthase MoaC, whose protein sequence is MNDFSHFDGDGNAVMVDVSGKDNTRREAAAQGRIYVGREVYEKIKEQKIEKGDVLSVARIAGIMGAKQTSSLIPLCHVLLIHKCSIDFTMRKEDHSIKAVCTVKTTGKTGVEMEALTGVQIALLTIYDMCKAVNKSMSMGDIHLLEKSGGKSGSFCYEDHKISNDETEDDSGKD, encoded by the coding sequence ATGAATGATTTTTCACATTTTGACGGAGACGGCAACGCTGTGATGGTGGATGTTTCCGGAAAAGATAATACACGGCGGGAGGCCGCAGCCCAGGGAAGGATCTATGTGGGCAGGGAAGTCTATGAAAAGATCAAGGAACAGAAAATAGAAAAAGGAGATGTGCTGTCTGTTGCACGGATCGCAGGCATCATGGGCGCTAAACAGACCAGCAGTCTTATTCCTCTGTGCCATGTACTTCTGATCCATAAATGCAGCATAGATTTTACAATGCGCAAAGAGGATCACTCCATAAAAGCCGTCTGTACGGTAAAGACCACCGGCAAAACAGGGGTGGAAATGGAAGCGCTCACTGGTGTGCAGATCGCACTTCTGACGATCTATGACATGTGCAAGGCGGTGAACAAGTCCATGTCTATGGGGGATATCCACCTTTTAGAAAAGAGCGGAGGAAAGAGCGGCAGCTTTTGTTATGAGGACCATAAAATATCCAATGACGAAACGGAGGATGACAGTGGGAAGGATTGA